A stretch of Lactuca sativa cultivar Salinas chromosome 6, Lsat_Salinas_v11, whole genome shotgun sequence DNA encodes these proteins:
- the LOC111877463 gene encoding protein FAR1-RELATED SEQUENCE 5-like, translated as MPPLQVAFVRPKEEMFKFLGINLSARDKDFSTKTLFKSREELLEWTQNTARSLGYVIVTRRSKAYGNSFAHTVILICDCGREYKPKEYTSRTSGSKKTNCQFQLEGKYSKEHDKWTLRVICDEHNHPPTQHMEGHPFARRLSVDETRLVANLRRKNMAPRDILSALKAQNENNVSTIKTIYNAQQKIRMHEQAGRIPMQIWRAFPHVLIIDATYKTNKYNKPLVQIVGVTSTQKAFSVGFAFIHREKEANYTWVLNCLNSTLDTCMHPHVIITDRELALIKACETIFLDVARLLCRWHIEQNILKHCNKIITLEDDRRSFRSLWNLLIESPTLMDYTKNYMRLQSMLIKYPCVLKYIEDTWLNKYKEMLVSVWIDQHLNFGNNTTNRVESAHANLKRFLDSASSNLDRFMQRINEIVQSQLTSINESFEKSLIFRYKHHNSYCFGLLRGSVSNEALDIIVGELQRLNLSKLDSSNCGCKLRTSCGLPCACMLSVYLNSGEEIPLDLIHIFWRKLSISDTKPEKKRQYSL; from the exons ATGCCCCCTTTGCAGGTGGCTTTTGTCCGACCGAAGGAAG AGATGTTTAAGTTTTTAGGAATCAACTTGTCGGCTAGAGATAAAGATTTTTCTACAAAAACTTTG TTCAAGTCTCGTGAGGAATTATTGGAGTGGACACAAAACACCGCACGTTCTTTAGGATATGTCATTGTTACTAGAAGATCAAAGGCATATGGGAACAGCTTCGCGCATACAGTCATACTTATATGTGATTGTGGTAGAGAGTATAAACCTAAAGAGTATACAAGTAGAACATCTGGAAGCAAAAAGACTAATTGTCAATTTCAATTGGAAGGAAAGTATTCAAAAGAACATGATAAATGGACGCTAAGGGTAATATGTGATGAACATAATCATCCACCGACACAACATATGGAGGGTCATCCATTTGCAAGACGGTTATCTGTCGATGAGACTCGTTTGGTGGCTAATTTAAGAAGAAAGAACATGGCGCCACGTGACATCCTGTCAGCATTGAAGGCTCAAAACGAAAACAATGTGTCGACAATTAAAACAATATACAATGCACAACAAAAGATTCGGATGCACGAGCAAGCAGGAAGAATTCCAATGCAG ATATGGCGTGCATTTCCACATGTGTTGATAATAGATGCCACGTACAAAACCAACAAATATAATAAGCCGTTGGTTCAAATTGTTGGTGTTACATCAACTCAAAAGGCATTCTCTGTAGGCTTTGCCTTTATACATAGAGAAAAGGAGGCCAACTATACTTGGGtgttaaattgtctaaattcgaCGCTTGATACGTGTATGCACCCACATGTAATAATCACAGACAGAGAGTTGGCACTCATCAAGGCATGTGAAACAATTTTTCTGGATGTTGCCCGATTACTTTGTAGATGGCATATTGAACAAAACATTTTAAAGCATTGCAATAAAATTATCACGTTGGAAGATGATCGACGCTCTTTTAGATCATTATGGAACTTACTAATTGAGTCTCCAACATTGATGGATTACACGAAAAACTACATGCGACTTCAATCAATGTTGATAAAATATCCAT gtgttttgaaatacatagAAGATACTTGGTTGAACAAGTACAAAGAAATGTTAGTATCTGTTTGGATTGATCAACATCTTAATTTTGGAAACAACACAACCAATAGAGTCGAGAGTGCACATGCCAATTTAAAGAGATTTTTGGACTCTGCAAGTTCTAATCTCGATAGATTTATGCAACGAATTAATGAAATTGTGCAGTCACAACTCACTTCAATCAATGAAAGCTTTGAAAAAAGCTTAATTTTCCGATATAAGCATCACAATTCGTACTGCTTCGGGTTACTAAGAGGTTCTGTTTCGAACGAAGCTCTTGATATAATAGTAGGAGAGCTCCAAAGGTTAAATTTGTCAAAGTTAGACTCCTCAAATTGTGGTTGCAAACTCCGTACCAGTTGTGGGTTACCATGTGCTTGCATGCTTTCTGTTTACTTAAACTCAG GTGAAGAAATACCCTTGGATTTAATACATATCTTTTGGAGAAAGCTTAGTATTTCTGATACGAAGCCTGAAAAAAAAAGGCAATATTCGTTGTGA